One genomic region from Paraburkholderia azotifigens encodes:
- a CDS encoding DNA adenine methylase, translating into MTKLAPQALNGQSNALKSRNAYRGMAKMTSDATVKPVLRWAGSKRQILPKLTGLAPQVSGRYIEPFCGSACLFLALNPSRALLGDVNPHLVAAYSALKEAPDAVASRLGEWQADKETYLRLRALPTGADAAFDAAKFLYLNRYCFNGVYRENRQGQFNVPYGGYRTGPLPGVKELRQFSARLQSAELYCGDFVHAVRGAGRNDFIYLDPPYYYGSVRNRGEYGWNAFSDADVERLIEEVRAADERGVRILISYNQAHTLRKALPGWYLTYAPVRRSVAGFSKGRKSVREYQLRNYE; encoded by the coding sequence TTGACCAAGCTGGCTCCGCAAGCTCTCAACGGTCAGTCCAATGCATTAAAATCGCGCAACGCATACCGGGGAATGGCCAAAATGACAAGCGATGCGACGGTGAAGCCCGTCTTGAGATGGGCGGGCAGCAAGCGTCAGATACTTCCAAAGTTAACTGGCCTCGCGCCACAAGTGTCGGGCCGCTATATCGAGCCGTTCTGTGGCTCCGCCTGCCTTTTTCTTGCGCTCAATCCGTCTCGGGCTCTGCTCGGCGATGTGAACCCCCATCTGGTTGCGGCGTACAGCGCGCTGAAGGAAGCGCCAGACGCTGTCGCGTCTCGCTTAGGCGAATGGCAAGCCGATAAAGAAACCTACCTCCGCCTTCGCGCGTTGCCGACGGGTGCAGACGCGGCGTTTGATGCGGCCAAGTTTCTTTACCTGAACCGTTACTGCTTCAACGGGGTATACCGTGAAAATCGCCAGGGTCAGTTCAACGTTCCCTATGGCGGTTATCGCACCGGTCCACTGCCGGGTGTCAAGGAACTGCGTCAGTTCTCAGCGCGCTTGCAGAGCGCGGAACTGTACTGCGGTGATTTTGTGCATGCAGTCCGAGGCGCGGGCCGGAACGATTTCATCTATCTGGACCCCCCGTACTACTACGGCAGCGTACGAAACCGCGGCGAATACGGCTGGAACGCGTTCTCGGATGCCGATGTCGAGCGCTTGATTGAAGAGGTCCGGGCTGCGGACGAACGCGGCGTCAGAATTTTGATTTCCTATAACCAGGCGCATACGTTGCGAAAAGCACTGCCCGGTTGGTACCTGACGTACGCTCCCGTTCGAAGGAGTGTCGCGGGCTTCTCCAAGGGGCGGAAGTCGGTGCGTGAGTACCAGCTCCGGAACTACGAGTAG
- a CDS encoding metallophosphoesterase family protein — MTQEHITFAVLSDLHAAPKSSDPKGTEVKLYSDGDSFSLHDNPMSSLYELIKHESLTADFVVCPGDMTNRADAGALKFVWEQLHGLKEKLSAREVIATVGNHDVDSRVHIDGAFPREALMRLLPRFPIADDALADHYWAHGYFLTTIGQVRFLVLNSSWLHEHRDQLEHGAVTGYTLEKLRRDLASSGAAEFNIAVCHHHPHVHSELDLGGDIMFNGQKLLDALSSNGAWLVIHGHKHHPKIELAQGEFQQPVVLACGSFSGRLEGANATVSRNYFHLVQVERFGIDAELRGVVNSWNWIHGYGWTNYGTANATFPSRLGFGFEGNLQQLARDIVDAMGSQQLMKWDQMLKLQPDLAHLTPRKFKALSSTLDAKHNIIISCDSTGLPFEFGVRVT; from the coding sequence ATGACCCAGGAGCACATTACTTTTGCGGTCTTAAGTGACCTGCACGCCGCGCCGAAAAGCAGCGACCCCAAGGGTACAGAAGTCAAGCTGTACTCTGACGGCGATAGTTTCAGCCTGCACGACAATCCTATGTCGTCTCTTTACGAACTCATCAAGCATGAGAGCCTGACAGCTGATTTTGTCGTCTGTCCTGGCGACATGACAAATCGCGCCGACGCCGGCGCGTTGAAGTTCGTGTGGGAGCAACTGCACGGGTTGAAAGAAAAGCTCAGTGCTCGGGAAGTGATTGCCACGGTAGGCAATCATGATGTGGATTCGCGAGTCCACATAGACGGGGCATTTCCCCGTGAGGCTCTGATGCGTTTGCTTCCGCGGTTTCCCATCGCTGACGATGCGCTCGCCGACCACTATTGGGCTCACGGTTATTTCCTGACGACCATTGGTCAAGTCCGCTTTCTGGTGCTGAACTCCTCGTGGCTGCATGAGCATCGCGACCAACTCGAGCACGGCGCAGTTACCGGCTATACCCTTGAGAAGTTACGCCGAGACCTGGCGTCGTCTGGTGCGGCAGAGTTCAACATCGCAGTGTGTCATCATCATCCACATGTGCACAGCGAACTCGACCTTGGTGGTGACATCATGTTCAACGGGCAAAAGCTGCTCGACGCTCTGTCAAGCAACGGGGCGTGGCTGGTGATTCATGGTCACAAACACCATCCAAAGATAGAGCTTGCTCAGGGCGAGTTCCAGCAACCCGTAGTGCTCGCATGTGGAAGCTTCTCGGGGCGACTCGAAGGCGCGAACGCCACCGTATCGCGAAACTACTTTCATTTGGTGCAGGTGGAACGGTTCGGCATTGACGCCGAATTGCGTGGGGTCGTCAACTCGTGGAATTGGATTCACGGGTACGGTTGGACCAACTACGGTACCGCGAATGCAACCTTCCCAAGTCGATTAGGATTTGGATTTGAAGGCAATTTACAGCAGCTGGCTCGGGACATTGTTGACGCGATGGGCTCTCAGCAACTGATGAAGTGGGACCAGATGCTGAAGCTGCAGCCTGATTTGGCACATCTCACGCCGCGTAAATTCAAGGCCCTTAGTAGCACCCTTGACGCCAAACACAACATCATCATTTCGTGCGATAGCACAGGTCTGCCGTTCGAATTCGGTGTGAGGGTAACATGA